The following proteins are co-located in the Palaemon carinicauda isolate YSFRI2023 chromosome 3, ASM3689809v2, whole genome shotgun sequence genome:
- the LOC137638883 gene encoding uncharacterized protein, which translates to MEGLQPFEGFICDVTVNGTSLKCLRDSGSSQSILADLSSENLTYTKEFITITDSTSSRTLPLAELEIVSPYFIGKAKVAVLKQALPCSPVKLILGNDLAGSQVKTNFIISDPEFVIQEENKSIESPPAITQVVTRNTSRAAPLKNESKTTGRTMEALDLVNVGKKEFTELQKEDPSLSELWKKVDASGTGYGAVLLQSYAPNDTSCIPTLHYLPVAYHSRFFRGAQTRWATVEKELYAIVASLQHFQPYLEGHRRVIVFTDHRPLTFLNRARLKNLKLLRWSYILGTFNIQLQSIKGTNNTIADTLSRLPSASSAGSTAMDTS; encoded by the exons atggaagggttgcagccgtttgaaggatttatttgtgatgttactgtaaatggcACCTCACTGAAGTGCCTCCgagactctggttcctctcagtctatattggcagacttaaGTTCGGAGAATTTAACTTATACTAAGGAATTTATAACCATTACAGATTCaacctcttccaggactctgcctctAGCTGAAttggaaattgttagtccttactttataggaaaggctaaagtagctgtgttaaagcaagccttgccgtgttctccagtgaagctgatcttgggtaatgatctagcagggtcacaggtgaaaactaattttattatttcagatcctgaattcgtaatccaagaagaaaataagtccatagaatctccaccagctataactcaggttgtgactaggaatacttccagggcagcACCTTTGAAAAatgagagtaaaactactggaagaactatggaggccttagaCTTAGTGAACGTAGGTAAGAAAGAATTTACCgagctacagaaagaggaccccagccttagtgaactttggaaaaag gtagacgccagtggcacaggttatggagctgtacttctgcaatcttatgctcctaatgacaccagctgtattccaacactgcattacctaccagtagcctatcactcgagattcttcagaggagcacaaaccagatgggctaccgtagagaaggagctttacgcgatcgtagcttctttacaacacttccaaccctatcttgaaggtcatcgtcgggtcattgtcttcactgatcaccgacctctcacgttcctcaaccgtgccagactcaaaaatctaaaactcttacggtggtcttacatccttggcacctttaatattcagcttcaaagcatcaagggaactaacaacaccattgcagacaccttgtcacgccttccatcagcatcttcagctgGGTCCACCGCTATGGACACATCTTAG